From a region of the Castanea sativa cultivar Marrone di Chiusa Pesio chromosome 10, ASM4071231v1 genome:
- the LOC142612458 gene encoding protein CANDIDATE G-PROTEIN COUPLED RECEPTOR 7-like, whose amino-acid sequence MEIFNFFPLSHHPMLQVSYALLIISCIPFAISDINDKHIVDDSREIIPFQKFGFLEDGHTLISIKDISWKSKAHKAQLNLNSMGFYIFKMSFLGPIVMEAIRNKHSCVLSSKYVQVLSTFEKLTTNSSAYNVSTAVDEPDEYILSFCNCKAELFEVSMNVHTEMYNLKHGEKEFLSAGKTNLPILYFLLFLIYTSFFVIWVFTCIKQRPITEKIHTIMGALLLFKMLSMISAFEYYMYVRKTGTPHGWDIAFYVFGLFKSVLLFTVIVLIGTGWCFLKPHLQVREKKVLMVVMPLQVVENIAYVILREKGLTTKEWSFLYITWKRTLLLVDVVCCCAIFFPIIWVIRLLREASKTDGKAARNLEKLKLFKQFYMVLVGYLYFTRVAVPEIAYRLNYRYEWVGNATEECVSLPIERNPYLVIDEEEENAAGQFLEDGTLI is encoded by the exons ATGGAAATCTTCAACTTTTTCCCTCTAAGCCATCATCCTATGCTTCAAGTCTCGTATGCTTTACTCATAATTTCATGCATTCCCTTTGCTATATCTGACATCAATGACAAACACATTGTTGATGACTCCCGAGAAATTATCCCCTTTCAGAAGTTCGGGTTCTTAGAAGACGGTCACACCTTGATTTCAATAAAAGATATCTCATGGAAATCAAAGGCTCACAAGGCACAACTAAACTTAAATTCCATGGGattttacattttcaaaatgtCATTTCTGGGCCCAATTGTAATGGAGGCCATACGCAACAAACACTCATGTGTTTTATCAAGCAAATATGTGCAAGTGTTGTCCACATTTGAAAAGCTCACCACCAACTCATCAGCCTATAATGTTTCCACTGCCGTTGATGAACCCGACGAATATATTCTGAGTTTTTGTAATTGCAAGGCCGAGTTATTTGAAGTATCAATGAATGTCCACACTGAGATGTACAATTTGAAACATGGCGAAAAGGAGTTCCTTTCTGCAGGAAAAACCAATTTGCCAATcctctattttctcttatttcttatatatacaaGTTTTTTCGTTATATGGGTCTTCACATGCATTAAACAAAGACCAATTACTGAAAAAATCCATACAATTATGGGTGCATTACTTCTCTTCAAGATGCTTTCAATGATATCTGCTTTTGAATACTATATGTACGTGAGAAAAACGGGCACTCCTCATGGTTGGGATATagcattttatgtttttgggtTATTCAAAAGTGTACTGCTTTTTACTGTCATTGTGCTTATAGGCACAGGGTGGTGCTTCCTGAAACCTCACCTACAAGTCCGAGAGAAGAAGGTTTTAATGGTTGTAATGCCACTACAGGTTGTTGAGAATATAGCTTATGTTATTCTGAGGGAAAAAGGTCTAACAACAAAGGAGTGGTCTTTTCTTTACATTACATGGAAACGCACTCTCTTGCTAGTTGATGTAGTCTGTTGTTGTGccatttttttccctataattTGGGTTATTCGACTCTTACGAGAAGCATCCAAAACAGATGGCAAGGCAGCTAGGAAtcttgaaaaactaaaactGTTCAAGCAATTCTACATGGTTTTGGTGGGGTACTTGTATTTTACAAGGGTTGCAGTTCCGGAAATTGCTTATAGGTTGAATTATAGATATGAATGGGTTGGCAATGCCACAGAAGAGTGTGTAAGCTTG CCGATTGAAAGGAATCCATACTTGGTGattgatgaagaggaagagaatgCGGCAGGCCAGTTCTTGGAAGATGGTACATTAATTTGA